Proteins from a single region of Pseudomonas phenolilytica:
- the uvrD gene encoding DNA helicase II, translated as MHDDLSLLLNSLNDAQRQAVAAPLGRQLVLAGAGSGKTRVLVHRIAWLHQVERASLHSILSVTFTNKAAAEMRQRIEQLLHVNPQGLWVGTFHGLAHRLLRAHWQEAKLDQNFQILDSDDQQRLVKRVIRELGLDEQRWPARQAQWWINAQKDEGLRPQNIQAGGDLFLATQLKIYEAYEQACVRAGVIDFSELLLRALDLWRNHPGLLEHYQRRFRHVLVDEFQDTNAVQYAWLRLLARGGESLMVVGDDDQSIYGWRGARIENLQQFSQDFPDAETIRLEQNYRSTACILKAANALIANNQGRLGKELWTEGCEGEPISLYAAFNEHDEARYVVESIEKAIRDGLSRSEIAILYRSNAQSRVLEEALLREKIPYRIYGGQRFFERAEIKNAMAYLRLIQTRHNDAALERVINLPARGIGEKTVETLRQLARQEEISLWAALHQAVGTKLVSGRAASALNGFVELIDTLALKVEGMQLHSMAQLVIEQSGLLAYHRDEKGEKAQARVENLEELVSAARAFDNYSEEDDDVQSPLAAFLDHASLEAGEQQAGDHEDSVQLMTLHSAKGLEFPLVFLVGMEEGLFPHKMSLEESGRLEEERRLAYVGITRAMQQLVITYAETRRLYGSETYNKVSRFVREIPPALIQEVRLSNTVTRSFSGKNMGGGSLFDGAGVPDTPFNLGQRVRHALFGEGTILNFEGSGAQARVQVNFEDEGSKWLMLSYAKLEAL; from the coding sequence ATGCATGACGATCTCTCTCTCCTCCTGAACTCCCTCAACGATGCCCAGCGCCAGGCCGTGGCCGCGCCGCTGGGGCGTCAATTGGTGTTGGCCGGCGCCGGCTCGGGCAAGACCCGCGTGCTGGTGCACCGCATCGCCTGGCTGCACCAGGTCGAACGCGCCTCGCTGCACTCGATCCTCTCGGTGACCTTCACCAACAAGGCCGCCGCGGAGATGCGTCAGCGCATCGAGCAGCTGCTGCATGTGAACCCGCAGGGCCTGTGGGTTGGCACCTTCCACGGCCTCGCGCACCGCCTGCTGCGCGCCCACTGGCAGGAAGCGAAGCTGGACCAGAACTTCCAGATTCTCGATTCCGACGACCAGCAACGGCTGGTCAAGCGGGTAATCCGCGAGCTCGGCCTGGACGAGCAGCGCTGGCCGGCGCGCCAGGCGCAGTGGTGGATCAATGCGCAGAAGGACGAGGGCCTGCGCCCGCAGAACATCCAGGCCGGCGGCGACCTGTTCCTCGCCACCCAGTTGAAGATCTACGAGGCCTACGAGCAGGCCTGCGTCCGCGCCGGGGTGATCGACTTCTCCGAGCTGCTGCTGCGTGCCCTCGACCTGTGGCGCAATCATCCGGGCCTGCTGGAGCACTACCAGCGGCGTTTCCGCCACGTGCTGGTGGACGAATTCCAGGACACCAACGCCGTGCAGTACGCCTGGCTGCGCCTCTTGGCCCGCGGCGGCGAGAGCCTGATGGTGGTGGGCGACGATGACCAGTCGATCTACGGCTGGCGCGGCGCGCGGATCGAGAATCTGCAGCAGTTCAGTCAGGATTTCCCCGACGCCGAGACCATCCGTCTGGAGCAGAACTACCGCTCCACCGCCTGCATTCTCAAGGCCGCCAACGCACTGATCGCCAACAACCAGGGCCGCCTGGGCAAAGAGCTGTGGACCGAGGGCTGCGAAGGCGAGCCGATCAGCCTGTACGCCGCCTTCAACGAGCACGACGAAGCGCGCTACGTGGTCGAGAGCATCGAGAAGGCCATCCGCGACGGTCTGAGTCGCAGCGAAATCGCCATCCTCTACCGTTCCAACGCCCAGTCACGGGTGCTGGAAGAGGCGCTGCTGCGCGAGAAGATTCCCTACCGCATCTACGGCGGCCAGCGCTTCTTCGAGCGCGCCGAGATCAAGAACGCCATGGCCTACCTGCGCCTGATCCAGACCCGTCACAACGACGCGGCGCTGGAACGGGTGATCAACCTGCCGGCGCGCGGCATCGGCGAGAAGACCGTCGAGACCCTGCGCCAACTGGCGCGCCAGGAGGAGATCTCGCTGTGGGCGGCGCTGCACCAGGCGGTCGGCACCAAGCTCGTCTCCGGCCGCGCCGCCAGCGCGCTGAACGGCTTCGTCGAACTGATCGACACCCTCGCGCTGAAGGTCGAGGGCATGCAGCTGCACAGCATGGCGCAGCTGGTCATCGAACAGTCCGGCCTGCTCGCCTACCACCGCGACGAGAAGGGCGAGAAGGCCCAGGCGCGGGTGGAGAACCTCGAGGAACTGGTGTCCGCCGCGCGCGCCTTCGACAACTACAGCGAAGAGGACGACGACGTCCAGTCACCGCTGGCAGCCTTTCTCGACCACGCCTCGCTGGAGGCCGGCGAGCAGCAGGCCGGCGACCACGAGGACAGCGTGCAGCTGATGACGCTGCACAGCGCCAAGGGTCTGGAGTTTCCATTGGTGTTCCTGGTCGGCATGGAAGAAGGCCTGTTCCCGCACAAGATGAGCCTGGAGGAGTCCGGCCGCCTGGAAGAGGAACGCCGCCTGGCCTACGTCGGCATCACCCGCGCCATGCAGCAGCTGGTGATCACCTACGCCGAAACGCGCCGGCTGTACGGCAGCGAGACCTACAACAAGGTCTCGCGCTTCGTCCGCGAGATCCCGCCGGCGCTGATTCAGGAAGTGCGGCTGAGCAACACGGTGACGCGCTCGTTCAGCGGCAAGAACATGGGCGGCGGCTCGCTGTTCGACGGTGCCGGCGTGCCGGACACCCCGTTCAACCTCGGCCAGCGCGTGCGCCATGCGCTGTTCGGCGAGGGCACCATCCTCAACTTCGAAGGCTCCGGCGCCCAGGCACGGGTGCAGGTGAATTTCGAGGATGAAGGCAGCAAGTGGCTGATGCTCAGCTACGCCAAGCTCGAAGCGCTCTGA
- a CDS encoding putative bifunctional diguanylate cyclase/phosphodiesterase, with product MTDSVRSLDAFSASDATSADLRLPIRHEGVERTRLLYRGSRIPALLSLVASVACVLLLWSERGGIELGAWFLWMVVLGLLWLRHVNAFSQASGSEQAAPSWYRCFLLGSATSALSLSYAMVALVPPADFLQQALLYGLIGSVVVVASVAYGVSLPAFLSFAVPCLLPAGLYMLTAADPQQQGWGLLALIVLATLSLIAWQISRLVGDGLTQRVQRLVLIERLGSAARRAEQLNAELAREVEQRRAAERQLRRAYDGLEQRVAERTVELARVADELRQSEARLSLALEASELGLWDWDLALGKVHYSRLEVSFELDARQRPDAEGRPLPDLHPDDLPGVRAKLIAHLKGETELYAVEYRALRADGSHLWVEDRGRVISRDADGRALRMLGTRRDISDLRRQAEQQRLAATVFEAAGEGMVIMDSRFRILAINDACCALSGFSREELLGRSAARLAGSAESQRRYAAMREALQRDGSWQGELLEVRKNGEVYPQWLQLREVRDALGGISHVVGFLSDLTVRRQAEERLRYLMHYDNLTGLANRSLLKERLHAACLRAQQSGRTLAVLYIDLDRFKNLNESLGHEAADRLLGEMSRRISQTLAEADTIARLSGDEFVVLLEGYGSLSSLAHLGSRLLTRVRKPVTVAGEELVISASIGVSLMPDNSRDAVTLLRQASRAMQQAKHLGGNTLQFFTERAQRATIDYLQMENQLRKALVEGQLEVFYQPRLTLLDDRLEAAEALVRWRHPQQGLVAPAQFIPLAEETGLIIPLGEFVLREACRQAREWQRSGLADIRISVNLSVKQLRQGNFVSLVRQVLEETGLPASMLELELTESQLLDDIDNAINISRQLRALGIKLAIDDFGTGYSSLSYLKRFPVDYVKIDRTFICELEHSAEDAAIVRAIIAMAHNLELQVVAEGVETQAQMDFLKDQRCDEIQGYLVSRPVPAAQLAELLG from the coding sequence ATGACCGATTCCGTTCGCTCCCTAGACGCCTTCTCTGCCAGCGATGCCACCAGCGCTGACCTCAGACTGCCCATACGCCACGAGGGAGTCGAACGCACTCGCTTGCTGTATCGGGGGTCGCGCATCCCGGCGCTGCTCTCGCTGGTCGCCAGCGTGGCGTGCGTGCTGCTGCTGTGGTCCGAACGTGGCGGTATCGAACTGGGTGCCTGGTTCCTCTGGATGGTCGTGCTCGGCCTGCTCTGGCTGCGGCACGTCAACGCCTTCAGCCAGGCCTCCGGTAGCGAGCAGGCGGCGCCGTCGTGGTATCGATGCTTCCTGCTTGGCAGCGCGACTTCGGCGCTCAGCTTGAGTTATGCGATGGTCGCGCTGGTACCGCCGGCCGATTTTCTCCAGCAGGCGCTGCTGTACGGCCTGATCGGCTCGGTGGTGGTGGTCGCCAGCGTTGCCTACGGCGTCAGCCTGCCGGCGTTCCTCAGTTTCGCCGTACCCTGCCTGTTGCCGGCCGGGCTGTACATGCTCACCGCTGCTGATCCGCAGCAGCAGGGCTGGGGCCTGCTGGCGCTGATCGTGCTGGCGACCCTCAGCCTGATCGCCTGGCAGATCAGTCGGCTGGTCGGCGACGGCCTGACCCAGCGCGTGCAGCGCCTGGTGCTGATCGAGCGGCTGGGCAGCGCGGCACGCCGTGCCGAGCAGCTGAATGCCGAACTGGCGCGCGAAGTGGAACAGCGCCGCGCTGCCGAGCGGCAGCTACGGCGTGCCTACGACGGCCTCGAGCAGCGCGTCGCCGAGCGCACCGTAGAACTCGCGCGGGTGGCCGACGAACTGCGGCAGAGCGAAGCGCGCCTCAGTCTGGCGCTGGAGGCCAGCGAGCTGGGCCTGTGGGACTGGGACCTGGCGCTGGGCAAGGTGCATTACTCGCGCCTGGAGGTGTCCTTCGAACTGGACGCCCGCCAGCGGCCGGACGCCGAGGGGCGACCGCTGCCCGACCTGCACCCGGACGATCTGCCCGGCGTGCGCGCCAAGCTCATCGCACACCTCAAGGGCGAGACCGAGTTGTACGCCGTCGAATACCGCGCGTTGCGCGCCGATGGCAGCCACCTGTGGGTCGAGGATCGCGGGCGGGTGATCAGCCGCGACGCCGACGGACGCGCGCTGCGCATGCTCGGCACGCGTCGCGATATCAGCGACCTGCGCCGCCAGGCCGAACAGCAGCGGCTGGCGGCCACAGTGTTCGAGGCCGCGGGCGAAGGCATGGTGATCATGGATTCGCGCTTCCGCATCCTGGCGATCAACGATGCCTGCTGCGCGCTGTCCGGCTTCAGCCGCGAGGAGTTGCTCGGGCGCAGTGCCGCACGGCTGGCCGGTTCGGCGGAATCGCAACGGCGCTACGCGGCGATGCGCGAGGCCCTGCAGCGCGACGGCAGCTGGCAGGGCGAGCTGCTGGAGGTGCGCAAGAACGGCGAGGTCTACCCGCAGTGGCTCCAGCTGCGCGAGGTGCGCGACGCGCTGGGCGGTATCTCCCATGTGGTCGGTTTCCTTTCCGACCTGACCGTGCGCCGCCAGGCCGAAGAGCGCCTGCGCTACCTGATGCATTACGACAACCTGACCGGGTTGGCCAACCGCAGCCTGCTCAAGGAGCGCCTGCACGCCGCCTGCCTGCGCGCGCAGCAGAGCGGACGCACGCTGGCGGTGCTGTACATCGACCTGGATCGTTTCAAGAATCTCAACGAAAGCCTCGGCCACGAGGCGGCGGATCGCCTGCTTGGCGAGATGTCGCGCCGCATCAGTCAGACCCTGGCCGAGGCCGATACCATCGCACGGCTCTCCGGTGACGAATTCGTCGTGCTGCTGGAGGGCTACGGCAGCCTGTCGAGCCTCGCTCATCTGGGCAGCCGCCTGCTGACGCGGGTGCGCAAGCCGGTGACGGTCGCAGGGGAGGAGCTGGTGATCAGTGCCTCCATCGGCGTCAGCCTGATGCCGGACAACAGCCGCGACGCCGTGACCCTGCTGCGCCAGGCCAGCCGCGCGATGCAGCAGGCCAAGCATCTGGGCGGCAACACGCTGCAGTTCTTCACCGAGCGCGCGCAGCGAGCGACCATCGATTACCTGCAGATGGAGAATCAACTGCGCAAGGCGCTGGTAGAAGGGCAGCTGGAGGTGTTCTATCAGCCGCGGCTGACCCTGCTCGACGACCGCCTGGAGGCCGCCGAGGCGCTGGTGCGCTGGCGCCATCCGCAGCAGGGGCTGGTGGCCCCTGCGCAGTTCATCCCGCTGGCGGAGGAAACCGGGTTGATCATCCCGCTCGGCGAGTTCGTGCTGCGCGAGGCCTGTCGGCAGGCGCGCGAATGGCAGCGCTCCGGCCTGGCGGACATTCGCATCTCGGTGAACCTGTCCGTCAAACAGCTGCGCCAGGGCAACTTCGTCAGTCTGGTACGCCAAGTGCTGGAAGAAACCGGGCTGCCGGCGTCGATGCTGGAGCTGGAGCTGACCGAGAGCCAGCTGCTCGATGACATCGACAACGCCATCAACATCAGCCGGCAGCTGCGTGCGCTGGGCATCAAGCTGGCGATCGACGATTTCGGCACCGGCTATTCCTCGCTCAGCTACCTCAAGCGCTTCCCGGTGGATTACGTGAAGATCGACCGCACCTTTATATGCGAGCTGGAGCATTCGGCCGAGGACGCGGCGATCGTCCGCGCAATCATCGCGATGGCGCACAACCTGGAACTGCAGGTGGTGGCCGAGGGCGTGGAAACCCAGGCACAGATGGATTTTCTCAAGGACCAGCGCTGCGACGAAATCCAGGGCTATCTCGTCAGTCGCCCGGTGCCGGCGGCCCAGCTCGCCGAACTGCTGGGTTAG
- a CDS encoding type VI secretion system tip protein VgrG translates to MLDANQAHITLAVAGVETDLQVLSFEGHEKLNQPYRFDIEVVSERPDLDLEALLHRPAYLAFGPARKGVHGVLQRVRQGESGKRLTRYSLSLRPQLAYLAHSHDQRIFQHLGVPQVIAQVLEAHGIQADAYRFQLGHSYPERDYCVQYDESDLRFIQRLCEEEGISFHFQHSESGHVLVFGDDQTVFAKLAPLAYQQDSGLVAERTVVKRFGVRLETRSSHASLRDYDFEQPRLRLEAGHGSEFAPILEAYDYPGRFTTRERGKHLAKRSLQRLRADYELAEGASDAYLASGHFLALTDHPRPSWNDLWLLTEVFHQGRQPQVLEESISTATADSGDADFNQGYRNHFAATPWDVFYRPPREHPKPKVLGSQIAVVTGPVGEEIHCDEYGRVKVQFHWDRIGAADDKTSCWLRVSSSWAGDRYGGIAIPRVGMEVLVTFLEGDPDQPLVTGCLYHKEHQVPYDLPANKTRTVFKTLSSPGGGGYNELRIEDRKGAEQIYVHAQRDWDENIEHDQKIRVGHERHDTVEASSYSEFRAEEHRTTHGDRKTEVRASDHLIVGNTQHVRIGSGQFIEAGDEIHYYAGSKVVIDAGMELTASGGGSFLKLDPSGVTVSGATIKMNSGGAPGSGSGLKVLASALPNAAGKARAGAKPKLALANTQLMMARKARQIGASRCPICEACRDGVCDTGPSA, encoded by the coding sequence ATGCTGGATGCCAATCAAGCGCATATCACCCTCGCCGTTGCCGGCGTCGAAACCGACCTGCAAGTGCTCAGTTTCGAAGGCCACGAGAAACTCAACCAGCCCTACCGCTTCGACATCGAAGTGGTCAGCGAGCGCCCCGATCTCGATCTCGAAGCCCTGCTGCATCGCCCGGCGTACCTCGCGTTCGGCCCGGCCCGCAAGGGGGTGCACGGGGTGTTGCAGCGCGTCCGCCAGGGTGAATCGGGCAAGCGCCTGACGCGCTATAGCCTTAGCCTGCGCCCGCAGCTGGCCTACCTGGCGCACAGCCACGACCAGCGCATCTTCCAGCATCTCGGCGTGCCACAAGTCATTGCGCAGGTGCTGGAAGCCCACGGCATCCAGGCCGACGCGTATCGCTTCCAGCTCGGTCATTCGTATCCCGAACGCGACTATTGCGTGCAGTACGACGAAAGTGATCTGCGCTTTATCCAGCGACTGTGCGAAGAGGAGGGCATCAGCTTTCACTTCCAGCACAGCGAATCCGGCCATGTTCTGGTGTTCGGCGACGATCAGACGGTGTTCGCGAAACTGGCACCGCTGGCCTACCAGCAGGATTCCGGGCTGGTCGCCGAGCGTACGGTCGTCAAGCGCTTCGGCGTACGCCTGGAGACTCGCAGCAGCCACGCCAGCCTGCGCGATTACGACTTCGAGCAGCCCAGACTGCGGTTGGAAGCCGGCCATGGCAGCGAGTTCGCGCCGATACTGGAGGCCTACGACTATCCCGGGCGCTTCACCACCCGCGAGCGCGGCAAGCACCTGGCCAAACGCAGCCTGCAGCGCCTGCGCGCGGACTACGAGCTGGCCGAGGGCGCCAGCGACGCCTATCTGGCCAGCGGTCACTTCCTTGCCCTCACCGATCATCCGCGTCCATCGTGGAACGATCTCTGGCTGCTCACCGAGGTATTCCATCAGGGCCGACAGCCACAGGTGCTGGAAGAGTCGATCAGCACCGCCACAGCGGACAGTGGCGACGCCGACTTCAATCAGGGCTATCGCAACCACTTTGCCGCCACGCCGTGGGATGTCTTCTACCGCCCGCCGCGCGAACATCCCAAACCCAAGGTTCTCGGCAGTCAGATCGCAGTGGTCACCGGTCCGGTGGGCGAAGAGATCCACTGCGACGAGTACGGCCGCGTGAAGGTCCAGTTCCACTGGGACCGCATCGGTGCGGCCGACGACAAGACCAGCTGCTGGTTGCGCGTCAGCTCCAGCTGGGCCGGCGACCGCTACGGCGGTATCGCCATTCCGCGGGTCGGCATGGAGGTGCTGGTGACCTTCCTCGAAGGTGACCCCGACCAACCACTGGTGACCGGCTGCCTGTACCACAAGGAACACCAAGTCCCCTACGACCTGCCGGCGAACAAAACCCGCACGGTGTTCAAGACGCTCAGCTCGCCCGGCGGTGGCGGCTACAACGAACTGCGCATCGAAGACCGCAAGGGCGCCGAGCAGATCTATGTCCACGCCCAGCGCGACTGGGACGAGAACATCGAGCACGATCAGAAGATCCGCGTCGGCCACGAGCGTCACGATACCGTGGAAGCCAGCAGCTACAGCGAGTTCAGGGCCGAGGAACACCGCACGACTCACGGCGACCGCAAGACCGAAGTCAGAGCCAGCGATCACCTCATCGTCGGCAACACCCAGCACGTCCGAATCGGCAGCGGGCAGTTCATCGAAGCCGGCGATGAGATCCACTACTACGCCGGCAGCAAGGTCGTTATCGACGCCGGGATGGAACTCACCGCCAGCGGTGGCGGCAGCTTCCTCAAGCTCGACCCCAGTGGCGTTACGGTGAGCGGCGCGACGATCAAAATGAATTCCGGTGGCGCACCCGGTAGCGGCTCGGGGCTGAAGGTGCTTGCGTCCGCCCTGCCCAATGCGGCGGGCAAGGCCCGCGCCGGCGCCAAGCCGAAGCTGGCGCTGGCCAACACCCAGCTGATGATGGCACGCAAGGCGCGGCAGATCGGCGCCAGCCGCTGCCCGATCTGCGAAGCCTGCAGAGACGGCGTCTGCGACACGGGGCCGAGCGCATGA
- a CDS encoding DUF4123 domain-containing protein: MNEPLYQWLDDQRAQQRQLLLVIDSLAEPNPVQELFARDLMHDYVNLYHATEFADLADIGPWLVALSEFEIARIQPLLDAPERNWGWLASADRVELPVLAQHWRERMQVDDQGQRSLYRFQDNRVIARHLAELAAHQQPLLLGPLASALCWDGEHWRCFDNPRPGQYAAPFEAAWLALPEPDRVVQEIHRHNLTLWLWQNHAAATARLAETRVLSDWLSEQLDKAEVWGWRSLEHLQFLLRYQLDPELANHPAWIPEERESPEMHFARLSQMLHATSTARDQQL; this comes from the coding sequence ATGAACGAGCCCCTGTACCAGTGGCTCGATGACCAGCGGGCGCAACAGCGACAGCTGCTACTCGTTATCGACAGCCTGGCCGAACCCAATCCCGTTCAGGAGCTGTTTGCCCGCGACCTGATGCACGATTACGTCAATCTCTACCATGCAACCGAGTTTGCCGACCTGGCGGATATCGGTCCGTGGCTGGTTGCCTTGAGCGAGTTCGAAATCGCGCGGATCCAGCCGTTGCTCGATGCGCCCGAACGCAACTGGGGCTGGTTGGCCAGCGCCGACCGCGTCGAGCTGCCTGTCCTCGCGCAGCATTGGCGCGAACGTATGCAGGTAGATGATCAGGGACAGCGCTCGCTGTACCGATTCCAGGACAACCGGGTCATCGCCCGTCACCTTGCCGAGCTTGCAGCGCACCAGCAACCGTTGCTGCTGGGGCCTCTGGCGAGCGCCCTGTGCTGGGATGGTGAGCACTGGCGGTGTTTCGATAACCCGCGCCCGGGACAGTACGCTGCACCGTTCGAAGCCGCCTGGTTGGCCCTGCCCGAACCGGACAGGGTCGTGCAGGAGATCCATCGTCATAACCTGACGCTTTGGCTGTGGCAGAACCATGCGGCGGCCACCGCGCGCCTCGCCGAAACTCGCGTTCTCAGCGATTGGCTGAGTGAGCAGCTGGATAAGGCCGAAGTCTGGGGATGGCGGTCGCTGGAACACCTACAGTTCCTGCTGCGTTACCAGCTCGACCCGGAACTCGCGAACCATCCCGCCTGGATTCCCGAAGAACGGGAATCGCCTGAAATGCATTTCGCCAGGCTCAGCCAGATGCTGCACGCCACTTCTACTGCTCGGGATCAACAGTTATGA
- a CDS encoding lipase family protein, with translation MNAPFTQIALSDSGMNASLSSSRLNCPLRREWVSFRLVDEHGSGLPFAGLAYQLQDSLGQRYTGALDSDGYARVEQLPCGLIVLQLLDSYVGSDYWYAAISRREKFTLPLTALQVAAEQVPSGPRRTDGKTYLAEARASQEKARFFRVEVRDFAKAAGHLPEADKTWQPRPPAIPKRNVGLPEEQPGIVLMAESAHYVLEVKALRAYSPLFSRDKDFCALNAYHLAVMSAFVYAPFSKEPGSFERYESSPPPYTSPGSIGHVLQNQLGRLVKPTQFNAAGPYHLLCEEVPYSKRLEIMPYDPERYVTEAEEGWKNPEDVHFLYDKDSSTQAFITHNDKIVLISVRGTQEMLADTGRDLDARQVPYEGIGQAHRGFHGGFLAVKPFVERYLEAFYTAEHTLIVCGHSLGGAIALLLAEWLRRKWSDDVQLYTYGAPRAGDRAFVQAAQALTHHRIVNHDDPIPALPLPWMDAEWKLALPGTALLFSSPVAGIVLLLAGLVNLHGDPYEHHGEQRHFMPRKLGGGSEAAILWQPGCALIDEQTCARYMGEIALDGDMPERVPLSGAHHSSDSGYARAALTTLLRWHDSVEKRQGALFTDSEVRDIHAQVKDVRQLLESWQPRSFNEFRWKVRRSGDMRFYGKSDLELRAIYADALQKGEQLRNEQEQALSRAQQRLLAQAARVVTPRSVLGEFAGRADVGELFAQWQTLKEHQAAQKLAGVVTKTTPSYA, from the coding sequence GTGAATGCGCCGTTTACCCAAATTGCATTGAGTGATTCAGGGATGAATGCTTCTCTTAGTTCTTCCAGGCTTAATTGTCCACTTCGCCGCGAGTGGGTCAGCTTTCGTTTAGTAGATGAACATGGGAGTGGCCTACCTTTTGCCGGCCTTGCTTACCAATTGCAAGATAGCCTCGGACAGCGATACACGGGTGCGTTGGATAGTGACGGATATGCCCGCGTAGAACAGCTCCCTTGCGGCCTGATCGTATTACAGCTATTGGATAGCTATGTGGGTAGCGACTATTGGTATGCGGCTATCTCCCGCCGGGAAAAATTCACGCTCCCCTTAACTGCTCTGCAAGTAGCGGCTGAACAGGTGCCTTCTGGGCCGCGTCGTACAGACGGAAAAACCTATCTAGCGGAAGCGCGTGCATCACAAGAGAAAGCTCGTTTTTTTCGAGTCGAAGTTAGGGATTTCGCTAAGGCTGCTGGCCATCTACCCGAGGCAGACAAGACATGGCAGCCGCGCCCTCCAGCCATTCCCAAACGAAATGTCGGTTTGCCGGAAGAGCAACCGGGAATCGTGTTAATGGCAGAAAGCGCGCATTACGTACTCGAAGTCAAAGCCCTGCGCGCCTATAGCCCACTGTTTTCTAGGGATAAGGACTTCTGTGCGTTGAACGCCTATCACTTGGCGGTGATGAGCGCCTTTGTCTACGCGCCGTTCAGCAAGGAGCCGGGATCGTTCGAGCGTTATGAATCGTCGCCGCCACCCTACACGTCTCCCGGCAGCATCGGTCATGTGTTGCAGAATCAGTTGGGACGCCTGGTTAAGCCAACACAATTTAACGCCGCCGGGCCATACCATTTGCTCTGTGAGGAGGTGCCTTATTCCAAGCGCCTGGAAATCATGCCGTACGATCCCGAGCGCTATGTGACGGAGGCGGAGGAGGGCTGGAAGAACCCTGAGGACGTGCACTTTCTCTACGACAAGGATTCCAGTACCCAGGCATTCATCACCCACAACGACAAGATCGTGCTGATTTCGGTGCGCGGCACCCAAGAGATGCTCGCCGACACGGGACGTGATCTGGACGCGCGCCAGGTGCCCTATGAGGGCATAGGCCAAGCCCACCGCGGCTTCCATGGCGGCTTCCTCGCGGTGAAGCCTTTTGTCGAGCGCTATCTGGAAGCGTTCTACACCGCCGAACACACGCTCATCGTCTGCGGCCACAGCCTCGGTGGTGCTATCGCGCTGCTGCTGGCGGAATGGCTTCGTCGAAAGTGGTCCGACGACGTTCAGCTCTATACCTACGGCGCACCTCGCGCCGGCGACCGTGCGTTCGTCCAGGCAGCTCAAGCGCTGACCCACCATCGCATCGTCAATCACGACGATCCCATCCCGGCCTTGCCGCTGCCTTGGATGGATGCCGAGTGGAAGCTGGCGCTGCCCGGTACCGCGCTACTGTTCAGTTCGCCGGTGGCCGGCATCGTGCTGTTGCTCGCGGGATTGGTGAACCTGCACGGCGATCCGTACGAGCATCATGGTGAGCAGCGGCACTTCATGCCGCGCAAGCTGGGCGGCGGAAGCGAGGCAGCCATTCTCTGGCAGCCGGGCTGTGCGCTGATCGACGAGCAGACCTGTGCGCGCTACATGGGAGAGATCGCCCTCGACGGGGATATGCCAGAGCGTGTTCCGCTGTCCGGCGCGCATCACTCGAGCGATAGCGGCTACGCCCGCGCAGCCTTGACGACGCTGCTGCGCTGGCATGACAGCGTCGAGAAACGCCAGGGCGCATTGTTCACCGACAGTGAAGTTCGCGATATCCACGCCCAGGTGAAGGATGTCCGGCAGCTCCTCGAGAGTTGGCAGCCGCGCTCCTTCAACGAGTTCCGCTGGAAGGTCCGGCGCAGCGGCGACATGCGCTTCTATGGCAAGAGCGATCTGGAGCTGCGCGCCATCTACGCCGACGCGCTGCAGAAAGGCGAGCAGCTTCGCAACGAGCAGGAACAGGCTTTGTCGCGAGCGCAGCAGCGTCTGCTGGCTCAGGCCGCGCGGGTGGTTACGCCGCGCAGCGTCCTGGGTGAATTTGCCGGGCGGGCGGACGTGGGCGAACTGTTCGCCCAGTGGCAGACCCTGAAAGAGCACCAGGCGGCGCAGAAGCTGGCGGGAGTCGTTACTAAAACGACACCCAGCTACGCCTAG